From Lysobacter auxotrophicus, the proteins below share one genomic window:
- a CDS encoding NupC/NupG family nucleoside CNT transporter has protein sequence MEAITRVAFGLFGLAVLIGIAWLFSNNKRRVDWKLVITGVSLQVAFAALVLLVPGGKDVFDAIGHGFVKVLSFVGEGSKFIFGNLMDVNTYGFIFAFQVLPTIIFFAALMGVLYHLGVMQAVVRGMAWVITKVMRVSGAETTSVCASVFIGQTEAPLTVRPYIPKMTESELITMMIGGMAHIAGGVLAAYVGMLGGGDPEQQAFYAKHLLAASIMAAPATLVIAKILIPETGEPLTRGTVKMEVEKNTANIIDAAAAGAGDGLRLALNIGAMLLAFIALIALVNWPLSWFGDVTGISAAIGKPFDLATIFGYVLAPLAWVIGTPWQDASTVGSLIGQKIVINEFVAYLQLADIVNGKVDGVTLTDQGRLIATYALCGFANFSSIAIQIGGIGGLAPERRQDLARFGLRAVLGGSIATFMTATIAGVLTWFGS, from the coding sequence GTGGAAGCCATTACCCGGGTGGCCTTTGGCCTGTTTGGTCTTGCGGTGCTCATCGGCATCGCGTGGCTGTTCTCGAACAACAAGCGCCGCGTGGACTGGAAGCTGGTGATCACCGGCGTGAGCCTGCAGGTCGCCTTCGCCGCGCTGGTGCTGCTGGTCCCGGGCGGCAAGGACGTGTTCGACGCCATCGGCCACGGCTTCGTGAAGGTGCTCAGCTTCGTCGGCGAAGGCTCGAAGTTCATCTTCGGCAACCTGATGGACGTGAACACCTACGGCTTCATCTTCGCCTTCCAGGTGCTGCCGACCATCATCTTCTTCGCCGCGCTGATGGGCGTGCTCTACCACCTGGGCGTGATGCAGGCGGTCGTGCGCGGCATGGCGTGGGTGATCACCAAGGTGATGCGCGTGTCCGGCGCGGAAACCACCAGCGTCTGCGCCAGCGTCTTCATCGGCCAGACCGAGGCGCCGCTGACGGTGCGTCCGTACATCCCGAAGATGACCGAGTCGGAGCTGATCACGATGATGATCGGCGGCATGGCGCACATCGCCGGCGGCGTGCTCGCCGCGTACGTGGGCATGCTCGGCGGCGGCGACCCGGAGCAGCAGGCGTTCTACGCCAAGCACCTGCTCGCGGCGTCGATCATGGCCGCGCCGGCGACGCTGGTCATCGCCAAGATCCTCATCCCCGAAACCGGCGAGCCGCTCACGCGCGGCACGGTCAAGATGGAAGTGGAGAAGAACACCGCCAACATCATCGACGCCGCCGCGGCGGGCGCCGGCGACGGCCTGCGGCTGGCGCTGAACATCGGCGCGATGCTGCTGGCCTTCATCGCGCTGATCGCGCTGGTGAACTGGCCGCTGTCGTGGTTCGGCGACGTCACCGGCATCTCGGCGGCGATCGGCAAGCCGTTCGACCTCGCGACGATCTTCGGCTACGTGCTCGCGCCGCTGGCGTGGGTGATCGGTACGCCGTGGCAGGACGCGTCCACCGTCGGCAGCCTGATCGGCCAGAAGATCGTGATCAACGAATTCGTCGCGTACCTGCAGCTGGCCGACATCGTCAACGGCAAGGTCGACGGCGTGACGCTGACCGACCAGGGCCGCCTGATCGCCACCTACGCGCTGTGCGGCTTCGCCAACTTCTCCTCGATCGCGATCCAGATCGGCGGCATCGGCGGCCTGGCGCCGGAACGTCGCCAGGACCTCGCGCGCTTCGGCCTGCGCGCGGTGCTCGGCGGTTCGATCGCGACGTTCATGACGGCGACGATTGCCGGCGTGCTGACGTGGTTCGGCAGCTGA
- a CDS encoding ribokinase has translation MSPSPANHESRITHHVLVVGSFNVDHVWTVASLPRPGETLSGHYHTGPGGKGFNQATAAVRAGASTTFVCALGEDLGGQLARALAAADGLDLREHSSEAPTGTAGIYVDHDGRNSIVIGPGANADLPLAHVQAQRDGIHAAHVLLAQLESPLASIEAAFAIAREAGVRTMLNPAPADAQVPASLLALSDVITPNETEFCAQLARHVGERVDASTVASRDDDTLHAWCRRLLPHGTVVVTLGAAGCFVSHADGALHRDARTHYRVAAAKVQPHDTTGAGDAFNGALAASWALRPDAAFADHLHYANRYAALSTERAGAAVSMPRDEEVRARFA, from the coding sequence ATGAGCCCGTCTCCTGCGAATCACGAATCACGAATCACGCATCACGTCCTAGTCGTCGGCTCGTTCAACGTCGACCACGTCTGGACGGTCGCTTCCCTGCCGCGGCCGGGCGAGACGCTCAGCGGGCACTACCACACCGGGCCGGGCGGCAAGGGGTTCAACCAGGCCACGGCCGCGGTGCGCGCCGGCGCTTCGACGACCTTCGTCTGCGCGCTGGGCGAGGATCTGGGCGGGCAGCTCGCACGGGCGCTCGCGGCCGCAGACGGGCTGGATCTTCGCGAACATTCCAGCGAGGCGCCGACCGGCACCGCCGGCATCTACGTCGACCACGACGGCCGCAATTCGATCGTGATCGGCCCGGGCGCGAACGCCGACCTGCCGCTCGCGCATGTGCAGGCGCAGCGCGATGGCATTCACGCCGCGCACGTGCTGCTGGCGCAGCTGGAATCGCCGCTGGCGTCGATCGAAGCGGCGTTCGCGATCGCACGCGAGGCAGGCGTGCGGACCATGCTCAATCCCGCACCGGCCGATGCGCAGGTGCCGGCATCGCTGCTCGCGCTGAGCGACGTGATCACGCCGAACGAAACCGAGTTCTGCGCGCAACTGGCGCGCCACGTCGGCGAACGCGTGGACGCCTCCACCGTGGCGTCCCGCGACGACGACACGTTGCACGCCTGGTGCCGCCGCCTGCTGCCGCACGGCACGGTCGTGGTGACGCTCGGCGCCGCCGGGTGCTTCGTTTCGCATGCGGACGGCGCGCTCCATCGCGATGCCCGCACGCATTACCGCGTGGCCGCGGCGAAGGTGCAGCCGCACGACACCACCGGCGCGGGCGACGCGTTCAACGGCGCGCTCGCGGCCTCATGGGCGCTGCGTCCGGACGCGGCGTTCGCCGACCACCTGCATTACGCGAACCGCTACGCGGCGCTTTCGACCGAGCGCGCCGGTGCGGCGGTTTCCATGCCGCGGGATGAGGAAGTGCGCGCGCGCTTCGCTTGA
- a CDS encoding TonB-dependent receptor — protein MLRRHALASALLAVLVAPVAHADEATDIDRVTVSASTSRIPDSEAALPNTITVIDQAQLQQQLALTQDVSQVLANLIPSFAPSRQKLTNSGETLRGRKPLYLVDGVPQSTPLRDGGRDGHTIDPAMIERIEVIHGANALQGLGASGGIINIITKRAPRQDGQSFQDVSASASTALPHESDSTGYRASYLFGTRSGAFDFVGGASYASEGLYYDGDGDSIAVNDVQGDLMDAESYNLFAKAGWNLDESRRLQVSANRYELQGNNHYHAVNGNLATGELATSARGGSEGEGPRNRSTSLTLDYTDKALAGGYFQAQLYWVDFEALYGGSYWGDFWGDGRDPDWYDQSQNLSEKLGGKFSWSRGDLFGLRLRATVGLDLARDTTSQELVRAGIDWVPETSYESVSPFVQLEWWVADSVMLTGGLRHERGKLKVDDYLTIPDQRLTPGVHGTRYLVQGGSPRTSETLPNVGIVWEATDALKLYASYSEGYTVADIGRVLRAINTPNQRVDTLVDLQPVIADNQEIGLDYDDGRWLVHLAAFWSDSDLGSRLAFDPATQFYQVVRERTEIDGFEGSVAYQFNDATRIGVAYAQTDGRYDSNGDDRVDSDLPGVNVAPDRATAFWDQAWTPAISTRLQASHSFDRDFDYRGTTLPAQFEGYTTVDLQARFPLPVGALNVGIENLFGEQYTTYYSQTTPRADTYTAGRGRVLTVGWSHRF, from the coding sequence ATGCTCCGCCGCCATGCCCTCGCCAGCGCGCTGCTGGCTGTCCTTGTCGCGCCCGTCGCACACGCCGATGAAGCCACCGACATCGACCGCGTCACCGTTTCCGCCAGCACCAGCCGCATTCCCGATTCCGAGGCCGCGCTGCCCAACACGATCACGGTGATCGACCAGGCGCAGCTGCAGCAGCAGCTGGCGCTGACGCAGGACGTCTCGCAGGTGCTGGCGAACCTGATTCCCTCCTTCGCGCCCTCGCGCCAGAAACTCACTAACAGCGGCGAAACGCTGCGCGGCCGCAAGCCGCTGTACCTGGTCGATGGCGTGCCGCAGTCCACGCCGCTGCGCGACGGCGGTCGCGACGGCCACACCATCGATCCGGCGATGATCGAGCGCATCGAGGTCATCCACGGCGCCAACGCGCTGCAAGGCCTGGGCGCGTCCGGCGGCATCATCAACATCATCACCAAGCGCGCGCCGCGCCAGGACGGCCAGTCCTTCCAGGACGTGTCGGCGTCCGCGTCCACCGCGCTGCCGCACGAAAGCGACAGCACCGGCTATCGCGCGTCCTACCTGTTCGGCACGCGCAGCGGCGCGTTCGATTTCGTGGGCGGCGCCTCGTACGCGAGCGAAGGCCTGTACTACGACGGCGACGGCGATTCGATCGCGGTCAACGACGTGCAGGGCGACCTGATGGACGCGGAGAGCTACAACCTCTTCGCCAAGGCCGGCTGGAACCTCGACGAAAGCCGCCGCCTGCAGGTCAGCGCGAACCGCTACGAACTGCAGGGCAACAACCACTACCACGCGGTCAACGGGAACCTCGCGACCGGCGAGTTGGCGACCTCCGCGCGCGGCGGCAGCGAGGGCGAAGGCCCGCGCAACCGCTCCACGTCGCTGACGCTGGACTACACCGACAAGGCGCTCGCCGGCGGTTATTTCCAGGCGCAGCTGTACTGGGTCGATTTCGAGGCGCTGTACGGCGGCAGCTACTGGGGCGACTTCTGGGGCGACGGCCGCGATCCGGACTGGTACGACCAGTCGCAGAACCTGTCGGAAAAGCTCGGCGGCAAGTTCAGCTGGTCGCGCGGCGACCTGTTCGGCCTGCGCCTGCGCGCGACGGTCGGCCTGGACCTCGCGCGCGACACGACCTCGCAGGAGCTCGTGCGTGCCGGCATCGACTGGGTGCCGGAAACCTCGTACGAATCGGTGTCCCCGTTCGTGCAGCTGGAGTGGTGGGTCGCCGATTCGGTGATGCTCACCGGCGGCCTGCGCCACGAGCGCGGCAAGCTCAAGGTCGACGACTACCTGACCATTCCCGACCAGCGCCTGACGCCCGGCGTGCACGGCACGCGCTACCTCGTCCAGGGCGGTTCGCCGCGGACCAGCGAGACGCTGCCCAACGTCGGCATCGTCTGGGAAGCCACCGACGCACTGAAGCTGTACGCGTCGTATTCGGAAGGTTACACGGTGGCCGACATCGGCCGCGTGCTGCGCGCGATCAACACGCCGAACCAGCGCGTGGACACGCTGGTCGACCTGCAGCCGGTCATCGCCGACAACCAGGAAATCGGCCTGGATTACGACGACGGCCGCTGGCTGGTGCATCTGGCGGCGTTCTGGTCCGATTCCGACCTCGGTTCGCGCCTGGCCTTCGACCCGGCCACGCAGTTCTACCAGGTCGTGCGCGAGCGCACCGAGATCGACGGCTTCGAAGGCAGCGTCGCCTACCAGTTCAACGACGCCACGCGCATCGGCGTCGCCTACGCGCAGACCGACGGCCGCTACGACAGCAACGGCGACGATCGCGTCGACAGCGACCTGCCTGGCGTGAACGTTGCCCCGGACCGCGCGACCGCGTTCTGGGACCAGGCCTGGACGCCGGCGATCTCCACGCGCCTGCAGGCGAGCCATTCGTTCGACCGCGATTTCGATTACCGCGGCACGACACTGCCGGCGCAGTTCGAGGGCTACACGACGGTCGACCTGCAGGCGCGGTTCCCGCTGCCGGTCGGCGCGCTGAACGTGGGCATCGAGAACCTGTTCGGCGAGCAGTACACGACGTACTACTCGCAGACCACGCCGCGCGCGGACACCTACACCGCCGGTCGCGGCCGCGTGCTGACGGTAGGCTGGTCGCACCGGTTCTGA
- a CDS encoding PepSY-associated TM helix domain-containing protein, which yields MDMPATAPATKAPPKRRVRAVLSWLHLWTGLTAGLVFALASLAGAVLVFHVDLLKLQHPQLAQHAPVADGRVLAQLIERWGPEGMRSLDLPRDELPVWQAYFEDGHRQYFAPEDGALLLYRSHHDDVLLWLHEWHVDLLGGKTGRDVWGVIGWISLAMILIGLYLWWPKSGRYLAQLKMHAGPPVRRWLTWHRSAGVILLPLLLLATVTGVGMVYSKGFQKALTGAFGGKNVKAPELPASTTAIDWTRAIAQARVAIPQARLARVSVPDPDEGAVSFRLQAHGEWHPVGRSTVVLSREGRVVQAFDATTHQLGMRMSQAFYPLHVGAVGGTAMKWITAFIGLLPMFLLATGFLFWRRRRGKR from the coding sequence ATGGACATGCCCGCCACCGCACCTGCGACGAAGGCACCGCCGAAACGGCGCGTGCGCGCGGTGCTGTCGTGGCTGCACCTGTGGACGGGGCTCACCGCGGGACTGGTGTTCGCGCTCGCCTCGCTGGCGGGCGCGGTGCTGGTGTTCCATGTCGACCTGCTGAAACTGCAGCATCCGCAGCTCGCGCAGCACGCGCCCGTCGCCGACGGCCGCGTGCTCGCGCAGCTGATCGAACGCTGGGGCCCCGAAGGCATGCGTTCGCTCGACCTGCCGCGCGACGAGCTCCCGGTGTGGCAGGCGTATTTCGAGGACGGGCATCGTCAGTACTTCGCGCCGGAAGACGGCGCGTTGCTGCTGTATCGCAGCCACCACGACGACGTACTGCTGTGGCTGCACGAGTGGCACGTCGATCTGCTCGGCGGGAAGACCGGACGCGACGTGTGGGGCGTGATCGGCTGGATTTCGCTGGCGATGATCCTGATCGGGCTGTACCTGTGGTGGCCGAAGTCGGGGCGCTACCTGGCGCAACTGAAAATGCACGCGGGCCCGCCGGTGCGGCGCTGGCTCACGTGGCATCGCAGCGCGGGCGTGATCCTGCTGCCGCTGCTGTTGCTGGCGACCGTGACCGGCGTCGGCATGGTGTATTCGAAAGGTTTCCAGAAGGCGCTGACGGGCGCGTTCGGCGGGAAGAACGTGAAGGCGCCGGAGCTTCCGGCGAGCACGACCGCCATCGACTGGACGCGCGCGATCGCGCAGGCGCGCGTCGCGATCCCGCAGGCGCGGCTGGCGCGCGTGTCGGTGCCCGATCCCGATGAAGGCGCGGTGTCTTTCCGGCTGCAGGCCCATGGCGAATGGCATCCGGTCGGGCGCAGTACGGTCGTTCTGTCGCGCGAGGGGCGCGTCGTGCAGGCGTTCGACGCCACGACGCACCAGCTCGGCATGCGCATGAGCCAGGCGTTCTACCCGCTGCACGTCGGCGCGGTGGGCGGCACGGCGATGAAGTGGATCACCGCGTTCATCGGCCTGCTGCCGATGTTCCTGCTGGCGACCGGCTTCCTGTTCTGGCGGCGGCGACGCGGGAAGCGCTGA
- the dusB gene encoding tRNA dihydrouridine synthase DusB, producing the protein MSALSFRIGPHEIAPRVVLAPMAGVTDKPFRILCKRMGAGLCVSEMTTSDPRFWTTSKSRHRMDHDGEPAPISVQIAGTVPEVMADAARYNVDHGAQIIDINMGCPAKKVCNAWAGSALMREPELVARILDAVVRAVDVPVTLKIRTGWAEGQRNALQIARIAESAGIAALAVHGRTRDQQYTGFAEYDTIAQVKAALSIPVFANGDIDSPHKAAQVLKHTGCDAVLVGRAAQGRPWIFREIAHYLEHGETLPEPTLAEVRDVLLGHLEHLHAFYGEVSGVRIARKHLGWYAKDRPENTAFRAVVNRAETPEAQLCLTRDYFDALIAGVHPLGVAA; encoded by the coding sequence ATGTCCGCCCTTTCCTTCCGCATCGGCCCGCACGAGATCGCCCCGCGCGTCGTCCTGGCGCCGATGGCGGGCGTGACCGACAAGCCCTTCCGCATCCTGTGCAAGCGCATGGGCGCCGGGCTGTGCGTGTCGGAGATGACGACGTCGGACCCGCGCTTCTGGACGACCTCGAAGTCGCGCCACCGCATGGACCACGACGGCGAGCCGGCCCCGATCAGCGTGCAGATCGCCGGCACCGTGCCGGAGGTGATGGCCGATGCGGCGCGCTACAACGTCGACCACGGCGCGCAGATCATCGATATCAACATGGGCTGCCCGGCGAAGAAGGTGTGCAACGCGTGGGCGGGATCGGCGCTGATGCGCGAACCCGAACTCGTCGCGCGCATCCTCGACGCCGTCGTGCGCGCGGTGGACGTTCCGGTCACGCTGAAAATCCGCACCGGCTGGGCCGAAGGCCAGCGCAACGCGCTGCAGATCGCGCGCATCGCGGAGAGTGCCGGCATCGCCGCGCTCGCCGTACACGGGCGCACGCGCGACCAGCAGTACACCGGCTTCGCCGAGTACGACACGATCGCGCAGGTGAAAGCGGCGCTGTCGATCCCGGTGTTCGCCAACGGCGACATCGATTCGCCGCACAAGGCCGCGCAGGTGCTCAAGCACACCGGCTGCGATGCGGTGCTGGTCGGTCGCGCCGCGCAGGGCCGGCCGTGGATCTTCCGCGAGATCGCGCATTACCTGGAACACGGCGAAACCTTGCCGGAACCGACGCTGGCCGAAGTGCGCGACGTGCTGCTCGGGCATCTGGAACACCTGCACGCGTTCTACGGCGAGGTGTCCGGCGTGCGCATCGCGCGCAAGCACCTGGGCTGGTACGCGAAGGATCGCCCGGAGAACACGGCGTTCCGCGCGGTGGTGAACCGCGCCGAGACGCCCGAGGCGCAGCTCTGCCTCACGCGCGACTACTTCGATGCGTTGATCGCGGGCGTGCACCCGCTGGGCGTGGCGGCGTAA
- a CDS encoding class I SAM-dependent methyltransferase, whose protein sequence is MSDTSSSCSDFPYLHGFSSTEQARLVKQARLAESTIFHNIDYSNARRLLEVGSGVGAQTEILLRRFPELHATCVDLNEAQLDAARTNLDAMPWMKGRYELHQADATSLPFEARSFDAAFLCWVLEHVPSPSRVLNEVRRVLAPGSPVYITEVMNSSFLLDPYSPNVWRYWMAFNDFQYDSGGDPFVGAKLGNLLLAGGFRDVTTDVKTFYFDNREPARRKTMIAFWEELLLSAADQLIEAGKVTQEVVDGMRREMHQVQNDPDAVFFYAFVQARAVVY, encoded by the coding sequence ATGTCCGATACCTCGTCCTCCTGTTCCGACTTCCCTTATCTGCACGGCTTCTCGTCGACCGAACAGGCGCGCCTGGTGAAGCAGGCCCGACTGGCCGAATCGACGATCTTCCACAACATCGACTACAGCAACGCGCGGCGCCTGCTCGAAGTCGGCAGCGGCGTCGGTGCGCAGACCGAGATCCTGCTTCGCCGCTTCCCCGAACTGCACGCGACCTGCGTCGATCTCAACGAAGCGCAGCTAGACGCCGCGCGCACCAACCTCGATGCGATGCCGTGGATGAAGGGTCGCTACGAGCTGCACCAGGCCGACGCGACCAGCCTGCCGTTCGAGGCGCGCAGCTTCGATGCGGCGTTCCTGTGCTGGGTGCTCGAACACGTGCCCTCGCCTTCGCGCGTGCTCAACGAGGTGCGTCGCGTCCTGGCGCCGGGATCGCCGGTGTACATCACCGAGGTGATGAACTCCTCGTTCCTGCTCGATCCCTACTCGCCCAACGTGTGGCGCTACTGGATGGCCTTCAACGATTTCCAGTACGACAGCGGCGGCGATCCGTTCGTCGGCGCGAAGCTCGGCAACCTGCTGTTGGCCGGCGGTTTCCGCGATGTCACCACCGACGTGAAGACGTTCTATTTCGACAACCGCGAGCCGGCGCGGCGCAAGACGATGATCGCGTTCTGGGAAGAGCTGCTGCTTTCGGCCGCCGACCAGCTCATCGAAGCGGGCAAGGTCACGCAGGAAGTCGTCGACGGCATGCGCCGCGAAATGCATCAGGTGCAGAACGATCCGGATGCGGTGTTCTTCTATGCCTTCGTGCAGGCGCGCGCGGTCGTGTACTGA
- a CDS encoding metal-dependent hydrolase, with product MDSFTQIVLGAAVAAAIAPPQHRRAALLAGAALGTLPDLDVLPINLITNDPVARMTWHRSWSHSLLVLPLVAWAIWAWFRSRGGRVAQSPTRWFWAMQVALLTHPLLDAFTVYGTQLLWPLPMPPAMWSSVFIIDPLYTVWLLLACAIAWFARERRIAQPALVAGLALSSLYLGLSLLAKHQVERAADQALAAQQLENARRFSVPMPFNILLWRVVAMTPDGFVEGERSLVADRGPMRFRHHASDVAALAQVRELPAVQRLQWFNRGFMKAQVHEGTLVLSDLRMGAEPDYSFRFAVARQEAGEWKSIAPEQLQWPWEAGRRLGAMWHRIWHEPDGDVAAAHSAERDGAN from the coding sequence ATGGATTCCTTCACCCAGATCGTCCTCGGCGCCGCCGTCGCCGCCGCCATCGCCCCGCCGCAACATCGCCGTGCCGCGCTGCTCGCCGGCGCCGCGCTCGGCACGTTGCCCGACCTCGACGTGCTGCCGATCAACCTGATCACCAACGACCCCGTCGCGCGCATGACGTGGCATCGCAGCTGGAGCCATTCGCTGCTGGTGCTGCCGCTCGTCGCGTGGGCGATCTGGGCGTGGTTCCGCTCGCGCGGCGGGCGCGTCGCGCAATCGCCGACGCGCTGGTTCTGGGCGATGCAGGTCGCACTGCTGACGCACCCGCTGCTCGACGCGTTCACCGTCTACGGCACGCAGCTGCTGTGGCCGCTGCCGATGCCGCCGGCGATGTGGTCCAGCGTGTTCATCATCGACCCGCTCTATACGGTGTGGCTGTTGCTCGCGTGCGCGATCGCGTGGTTCGCGCGCGAGCGGCGCATCGCGCAGCCCGCGCTCGTCGCAGGGCTCGCGCTGAGTTCGCTGTACCTGGGGCTGTCGCTCCTCGCCAAGCATCAGGTCGAGCGCGCGGCCGACCAGGCGCTTGCGGCGCAGCAACTGGAGAACGCGCGGCGGTTCTCCGTGCCGATGCCGTTCAACATCCTGCTGTGGCGCGTGGTGGCGATGACGCCGGATGGATTCGTCGAAGGCGAACGCTCGCTGGTGGCCGATCGCGGTCCGATGCGTTTCCGGCATCACGCCTCCGACGTCGCCGCGTTGGCGCAGGTGCGCGAGCTGCCGGCCGTACAGCGGCTGCAGTGGTTCAATCGCGGCTTCATGAAGGCGCAGGTGCACGAGGGCACGCTGGTGCTGTCGGACCTGCGCATGGGCGCCGAGCCCGACTACAGCTTCCGTTTCGCGGTCGCGCGGCAGGAAGCCGGCGAATGGAAGTCCATCGCGCCCGAGCAATTGCAGTGGCCGTGGGAAGCGGGACGTCGACTCGGTGCGATGTGGCATCGCATCTGGCACGAGCCCGACGGTGACGTCGCCGCCGCACATTCGGCGGAACGCGACGGGGCGAACTGA
- a CDS encoding UDP-2,3-diacylglucosamine diphosphatase, translating to MTSTPTVLPPRRRAVFVSDVHLGSKHCHAAEFADFLGGLRCDRLYLVGDIVDLWWMAQRRARWGAPHNRVIEALHALRRAGTELVYVPGNHDRPIRRFCGLALPRMRVRRRMVHVTADGRRLLVTHGDDYDGVTHFGGLQEQFGDWLYYRILTGNQWLNRARRLAGQRYWSLSEFLKRRSGAAERYIERFVHAGLDDARRRGLDGIVCGHIHRAALIERDGLIYANDGDWVESLSALAEDPDGTLRLLSHTGETREVIAPRCDTTNEAAQQPLAEPQAA from the coding sequence ATGACGTCGACGCCGACCGTGCTGCCGCCGCGCCGTCGCGCGGTCTTCGTGTCCGACGTCCACCTGGGATCCAAACACTGCCACGCCGCCGAATTCGCCGATTTCCTCGGCGGGCTGCGCTGCGACCGGCTCTATCTTGTCGGCGACATCGTCGACCTGTGGTGGATGGCGCAACGTCGCGCGCGCTGGGGCGCGCCGCACAACCGGGTGATCGAAGCGTTGCACGCGCTGCGTCGCGCCGGGACCGAACTGGTCTACGTGCCGGGCAACCACGATCGCCCGATCCGCCGCTTCTGCGGCCTCGCGCTGCCGCGCATGCGCGTGCGCCGCAGGATGGTGCACGTCACCGCCGATGGCCGCCGCCTGCTGGTCACGCACGGCGATGACTACGACGGCGTCACGCATTTCGGCGGACTGCAGGAGCAGTTCGGCGACTGGCTGTATTACCGCATCCTCACCGGAAACCAGTGGCTCAATCGCGCGCGACGCCTCGCCGGCCAGCGCTACTGGTCGCTGTCGGAATTCCTCAAGCGCCGCAGCGGCGCGGCCGAACGCTACATCGAGCGCTTCGTGCACGCGGGGCTCGACGATGCGCGGCGTCGCGGGCTCGACGGCATCGTCTGCGGTCATATCCATCGCGCGGCATTGATCGAACGCGATGGCCTGATCTACGCCAATGATGGCGACTGGGTCGAAAGCCTGAGCGCGCTGGCGGAAGATCCGGACGGCACGCTGCGGCTGCTTTCGCACACGGGGGAGACGCGGGAGGTGATCGCGCCGCGGTGCGATACGACGAACGAAGCGGCGCAGCAGCCGTTGGCGGAACCGCAAGCGGCGTGA